One Oleidesulfovibrio alaskensis DSM 16109 genomic region harbors:
- the lysS gene encoding lysine--tRNA ligase, protein MLTRLDERDELNEVIKSRVAKSCDMMDAGVPLFPNRFNKEIDVAEIQAGYEGLEAEELETLDQEFSCAGRIVSQRSFGKVTFFHLLDKSGKMQCYASRDSLGADAYSVFKKFDIGDIVGVCGTLFRTKTGELTIQCSSVQLLTKSIRPLPEKYHGLKDVETRYRQRYVDLIVTPRTREIFRKRGQIVREFRNFMEERGFMEVETPMMQPIPGGATAKPFVTHHNALDMQLYMRIAPELYLKRLLVGGFEKVFEINRNFRNEGISTQHNPEFTMCEFYWAYARFEDLMDLTEQLFSRLAQKVCGSTVITYQGQEVDLTPGKWQRMTFHDSLEKVGGHAPEFYNDYEKLSAYIRERGEKVIEGEKLGKLQAKLFDLDVEYKLIQPHFIYHYPTDISPLSRRNDDNPDVTDRFELFITGRELANAFSELNDPVDQRKRFDDQVAEKEAGDDEAHFMDEDYLRALEYGMPPAAGQGVGIDRLVMLLTDSASIREVILFPLLKLES, encoded by the coding sequence ATGCTTACGAGGCTTGATGAGCGTGACGAACTGAACGAAGTCATCAAGAGCCGTGTTGCCAAGTCCTGTGACATGATGGACGCAGGGGTGCCCCTGTTTCCCAACAGGTTCAACAAAGAAATTGATGTCGCTGAAATTCAGGCAGGCTATGAAGGTCTGGAAGCCGAAGAACTGGAAACTCTGGATCAGGAGTTCAGCTGCGCCGGGCGTATCGTGTCCCAGCGTTCCTTCGGCAAGGTTACCTTTTTCCACCTGCTTGATAAAAGCGGCAAAATGCAGTGCTACGCTTCGCGGGATTCGCTGGGAGCCGATGCCTACAGCGTTTTTAAAAAATTTGACATAGGCGACATTGTGGGCGTGTGCGGTACGCTGTTCCGCACCAAAACGGGCGAGCTGACCATACAGTGTTCTTCCGTGCAGCTGCTTACCAAGTCCATCCGCCCCCTGCCGGAAAAGTACCACGGGCTGAAAGACGTGGAAACCCGCTACCGTCAGCGCTATGTGGACCTGATAGTCACCCCGCGTACCCGCGAGATATTCCGCAAACGCGGCCAGATTGTGCGTGAATTCCGCAATTTTATGGAAGAACGCGGGTTCATGGAAGTGGAAACACCCATGATGCAGCCCATTCCGGGCGGCGCCACGGCAAAGCCTTTTGTCACGCATCACAATGCGCTTGATATGCAGCTGTACATGCGCATTGCGCCGGAGCTGTACCTGAAGCGTCTGCTGGTGGGCGGCTTTGAAAAAGTGTTCGAAATCAACCGCAACTTCCGTAACGAAGGGATTTCCACCCAGCATAATCCCGAATTCACCATGTGTGAGTTTTACTGGGCATATGCCCGCTTTGAAGATCTGATGGATCTGACGGAACAGTTGTTTTCGCGTCTGGCACAAAAGGTCTGCGGCAGCACCGTCATTACCTATCAGGGGCAGGAAGTGGACCTGACGCCCGGCAAGTGGCAGCGGATGACATTCCATGACTCGCTGGAAAAAGTCGGCGGACACGCGCCGGAATTTTACAACGATTACGAAAAGCTGTCCGCATATATCCGCGAACGGGGCGAAAAGGTCATCGAAGGCGAAAAGCTGGGCAAGCTGCAGGCAAAGCTTTTTGATCTGGATGTGGAATACAAGCTTATCCAGCCGCATTTCATCTATCATTACCCCACTGATATCTCGCCGCTTTCGCGCCGGAATGATGACAATCCTGACGTGACTGACCGTTTCGAGCTGTTTATAACGGGCAGAGAACTGGCCAATGCGTTTTCGGAACTGAATGACCCCGTTGACCAGCGCAAGCGTTTTGACGATCAGGTGGCGGAAAAAGAAGCCGGCGATGATGAAGCGCACTTTATGGATGAAGACTACCTGCGTGCGCTTGAATACGGTATGCCTCCTGCCGCAGGGCAGGGCGTGGGCATTGACCGTCTGGTCATGCTGCTCACGGATTCGGCTTCCATCCGCGAGGTTATCCTCTTCCCGCTGCTTAAGCTGGAGAGCTGA